One part of the Helicoverpa armigera isolate CAAS_96S chromosome 3, ASM3070526v1, whole genome shotgun sequence genome encodes these proteins:
- the LOC135119340 gene encoding uncharacterized protein LOC135119340, translated as MKVIAALLLLCQHGSTESEILPVIHSPGLYFDPTTNIFFYNDFWKIVTHVDVNSIEPHLNEIDKLIVKSSLLCSKIEPGEYSNCKDIFNSIEVLLETNYVKAHSLSHIISKDAANRFKRALEFGGEILKFFFGTLDAEDARNYDAAIDACEKNDNEIFRLMKDNIHIVKSSINSFNSTITKLNQNEVKLNSQINKLNQVLSLVTTNNDKVLLLTKLNNLVNIIEGSLLTISNFLDTIVNAILFSKANILHPSILSPSKLFHELSLRSSSVNNKLDFPVPLTLDNIHTIIDVSKLISYYYNNRIFFILQIPLIYPIKYEVYKIIPLPTPHDNTNPNTFALITPSKSYIALTDDRLHYSLFNNLQQCSNVNNEHMICPLVSVYSSITNPCCETKLLTEVNLSLPSECNSKFIYGDVDMWQTLNNNKWIYVQSKLNKLTVQCDKSDMKDYPIIGTGILKLTDDCVAFSKTIRLEPSVSTNFVITAQLKVDFDITQDDCCKKDIFNKSIPLLSPLSLSNINLDSLKYSYSQLDNLENELNKINNESHFVKYSGYYSSLTIACIILIFLFILYKIYVKCLSRSNNRQNSCCIQIFNQCNTQRVLKNETKCHNSIELTEISESNGSTQSIPDNLSKRNLNYS; from the exons atgaaggtgataGCCGCACTGCT aCTTTTATGTCAGCATGGCTCTACTGAGTCGGAGATTTTACCAGTCATACACAGCCCTGGCTTGTACTTTGACCCAACAACCAACATATTCTTCTACAACGATTTTTGGAAAATAGTCACGCACGTCGACGTTAACTCTATTGAGCCACATCTTAACGAAATTGACAAGCTTATTGTGAAGTCATCATTACTATGTAGTAAAATAGAACCTGGAGAATATTCCAattgtaaagatatttttaattctatcgAAGTTCTTTTAGAAACCAATTATGTAAAAGCACACTCGCTATCTCATATAATCTCTAAAGATGCTGCAAACCGGTTTAAAAGAGCTTTAGAATTTGGAGgagaaatattaaagtttttctttGGAACATTAGATGCGGAAGATGCGCGCAATTATGACGCTGCGATTGACGCATGCGAGAAAAATGATAACGAGATATTTCGTCTCATGAAAGATAATATCCACATAGTTAAGTCATCAATCAATTCATTTAATTCTACAATTACCAAATTGAATCAAAATGAGGTTAAATTAAACTCTCAAATAAACAAGCTTAATCAGGTACTTTCCTTGGTAACTACAAATAATGATAAGGTCTTACTATTAACCAAACTTAATAATCTTGTGAATATTATAGAAGGTTCCTTACTCACTATATCTAACTTCCTAGACACTATTGttaatgctattttattttctaaagctaACATCTTACATCCCTCCATATTATCGCCTAGTAAACTATTCCACGAGCTAAGCCTAAGAAGTAGTTCTGTTAATAATAAACTGGATTTTCCTGTACCGTTAACGCTTGATAATATACACACTATTATAGATGTATCTAAACTAATTTCTTACTATTATAACaacagaatatttttcatattacaaATACCTCTCATATACCCTATCAAATACGAAGTTTATAAAATCATTCCACTACCAACCCCACACGATAATACTAACCCTAATACCTTCGCCTTAATAACGCCTTCAAAATCATACATCGCCTTAACAGATGATAGATTACATTACAgcttatttaataatttgcaaCAATGCTCAAATGTAAACAATGAACATATGATTTGTCCACTCGTAAGTGTTTATTCTAGTATTACAAATCCGTGTTGTGAAACCAAACTCCTGACTGAAGTGAACCTGTCGTTGCCTAGTGAGTGCAATTCTAAATTTATATACGGAGACGTAGACATGTGGCAAACGTTAAACAATAACAAGTGGATCTATGTGCAATCTAAGTTAAATAAGTTAACAGtgcagtgcgataagagtgatATGAAAGACTACCCGATTATCGGAACGGGTATCCTAAAACTTACGGATGATTGTGTAGCATTTTCTAAAACAATTAGGCTAGAACCGTCTGTATCAACAAACTTTGTAATTACCGCTCAACTAAAAGTCGATTTTGATATCACCCAAGATGATTGTTGTAAAAAGGATATTTTCAATAAGTCAATACCTCTGTTATCTCCTTTATCTTTAAGCAACATTAATCTCGATTCATTGAAATATTCCTACAGTCAATTAGATAATTTGGAAAAtgaacttaacaaaataaacaacgaaTCTCACTTTGTCAAGTATAGCGGCTATTATTCATCCCTTACTATTGCTTGTATTATtcttatattcttatttatcttgtataaaatctatgtaaaatgtttatcaaGATCAAACAATCGCCAAAATTCCTGTTGTATCCAAATTTTTAATCAATGCAATACCCAAAGGGTGCTGAAAAATGAAACCAAATGTCATAACTCTATTGAATTGACAGAAATTTCAGAAAGCAACGGTTCTACTCAATCCATACCAGATAATTTGTCCAAACGTAATCTTAATTATTCTTAA